In one Pseudarthrobacter sp. NBSH8 genomic region, the following are encoded:
- a CDS encoding carbohydrate ABC transporter permease — MASSVTEPRPSDSNPLAGADAGLGETTPPGKRRKGLSEKNRPLWLLIPGGLLMTLVILVPLAMGIWMSLIDLDQYTLRQWVNAEFIGLQNYIEAAVSSELLRSIWLSVSFAVISTVVTVPLGVAAAVVTQNAYRGRAMVRSVFLIPYVLPSFVVASVWRTMLQPDGIVNVTLTNLGMDGGLWLNGPNAYWTLVWVEIWAAWPFIYLLALSGLQAVDHEVHEASALDGALWWNKLRYVIFPYLKGPVSLAFLLATLNHINNFTLPYVLFGAPAPSDVNVLPILVYVTSFQSFRFGLSAAMAVVSLILIAIPLFIYLRAVRLDVHEGGKK, encoded by the coding sequence ATGGCTAGCAGCGTTACCGAGCCCCGGCCATCAGACAGCAATCCGCTGGCCGGGGCGGACGCCGGACTTGGCGAAACTACACCCCCCGGGAAGCGACGCAAGGGCCTCAGCGAGAAGAACCGGCCCCTGTGGCTCCTGATCCCCGGCGGACTGCTGATGACCCTTGTCATCCTTGTCCCCTTGGCCATGGGCATCTGGATGTCCCTGATCGATCTGGATCAGTACACCCTTCGCCAATGGGTTAATGCCGAATTCATTGGCCTCCAGAACTACATTGAAGCGGCCGTCAGCAGCGAGTTGCTCCGCTCCATCTGGCTCTCCGTTTCGTTCGCGGTGATTTCCACAGTGGTGACCGTCCCGCTGGGCGTCGCCGCCGCCGTCGTCACCCAGAACGCGTACCGTGGCCGCGCAATGGTGCGCTCTGTCTTCCTGATCCCCTATGTCCTGCCGTCATTTGTGGTGGCCAGCGTGTGGCGGACAATGCTGCAGCCGGATGGCATCGTGAACGTGACGCTGACCAACCTGGGAATGGACGGCGGGCTGTGGCTTAACGGGCCCAACGCATACTGGACACTGGTCTGGGTGGAAATCTGGGCGGCCTGGCCCTTCATCTACCTGCTGGCGCTGTCCGGCCTGCAGGCGGTGGACCACGAGGTCCACGAGGCATCGGCCCTGGACGGGGCACTGTGGTGGAACAAGCTGCGGTACGTGATCTTCCCCTACCTCAAGGGACCGGTTTCGCTCGCCTTCCTGCTGGCCACGCTGAACCACATCAACAACTTCACTCTCCCCTATGTCCTGTTTGGTGCGCCGGCACCGTCCGATGTGAATGTGCTGCCGATCCTGGTTTACGTCACCAGCTTCCAGAGCTTCCGGTTTGGCCTCAGCGCCGCGATGGCGGTCGTTTCGCTGATACTCATTGCCATTCCGCTCTTCATCTACCTGCGCGCAGTCCGGCTTGATGTGCACGAAGGAGGAAAGAAATGA
- a CDS encoding DUF1003 domain-containing protein, with protein MADTGAPKNPNKQAAAKGGLDTPLSGRQRILPKFSPDPDAFGHATEGFARFMGTPQFLVYMTVFVVIWLVWNTWAPEAWQFDSRILGYTLLTLMLSLQASYAAPLLLLAQNRQDDRDRVSLQQDRQRAERNLSDTEYLTRELASLRIALREVATRDYVRAELRTLLEDMLEAQEELRTHDHAGAGSHESPREKIKDRLKEKRDKQRNPRTQQIPKVKSSHAAKEQAARDQAQKESSVQDPAVPEHHPTTES; from the coding sequence TTGGCTGACACCGGCGCCCCCAAGAATCCCAACAAGCAGGCCGCGGCCAAGGGCGGGCTCGACACACCCCTAAGCGGCCGCCAACGCATCCTGCCAAAATTCTCGCCGGATCCGGACGCGTTCGGCCACGCTACGGAAGGCTTCGCCCGGTTCATGGGCACGCCACAGTTCCTGGTCTACATGACGGTCTTCGTTGTCATCTGGCTCGTCTGGAACACGTGGGCACCGGAGGCGTGGCAGTTCGATTCGCGCATCCTCGGCTACACGCTCCTGACGCTCATGCTGTCGCTGCAGGCCTCGTACGCAGCTCCGCTGTTGCTGCTTGCCCAGAACCGGCAGGATGACCGGGACCGCGTCTCGCTCCAGCAGGACCGGCAGCGCGCCGAACGCAACCTGTCCGATACCGAGTACCTCACGCGGGAACTGGCCTCCCTGAGGATCGCGCTGCGCGAAGTTGCCACCCGCGACTACGTCCGGGCCGAACTGCGAACACTCCTCGAGGACATGCTGGAAGCCCAGGAGGAACTGCGGACCCATGATCACGCCGGAGCCGGCAGCCACGAGTCACCGCGCGAAAAGATCAAGGACAGGCTCAAGGAAAAGCGGGATAAGCAGCGGAATCCCCGCACGCAGCAGATTCCCAAGGTCAAATCCAGCCACGCCGCCAAAGAGCAGGCAGCCAGGGACCAGGCCCAGAAGGAGTCATCCGTTCAGGACCCGGCCGTCCCGGAGCACCACCCCACCACCGAAAGCTGA
- a CDS encoding Mrp/NBP35 family ATP-binding protein has translation MSHPLEQAVNAALATVIDPELRRPITELGMVESVEISADGHVRLAVLLTIAGCPLRGTITADSEKALSAVPGVTAVDVELKVMNQAQRDALKEQLRGAAGQRGIPFNEPGSLTKVFAVASGKGGVGKSSLTVNLACALAAQGLRVGIVDADVHGFSVPALMGITQAPTRVDDMILPPVAYGVKVISIGMFVAGNQPVAWRGPMLHRALEQFLTDVYFGDLDALFLDLPPGTGDIAISVAQLLPKAEILVVTTPQAAAADVAERAGAIATQTGQTVAGVIENMSYLEMPDGGRMELFGSGGGAVLAERLTTTVGIDVPLLGQIPLDILLREGGDAGAPIVLGRPETPAAIALIEIAGKLAARPRGLTGMNLGLQPR, from the coding sequence ATGAGCCACCCCCTGGAGCAGGCAGTCAACGCTGCACTGGCCACCGTAATCGATCCCGAGCTTCGCCGTCCCATCACGGAACTCGGCATGGTGGAGTCCGTGGAGATCTCTGCGGACGGCCATGTCAGGCTGGCCGTCCTGCTGACAATCGCGGGCTGTCCCCTGCGCGGGACCATTACTGCCGACTCCGAAAAGGCGCTGTCCGCAGTTCCGGGCGTGACCGCCGTCGACGTTGAACTGAAGGTGATGAACCAGGCCCAGCGGGACGCCCTGAAGGAGCAGCTCCGCGGCGCCGCCGGCCAGCGCGGGATTCCGTTCAACGAGCCGGGGTCGCTGACCAAGGTATTTGCGGTGGCCAGCGGCAAAGGCGGTGTGGGCAAGTCATCACTGACGGTCAACCTGGCCTGCGCCCTGGCCGCCCAGGGGCTACGGGTTGGCATTGTGGACGCCGATGTCCATGGATTCTCGGTTCCGGCCCTGATGGGCATCACGCAGGCGCCCACCCGGGTGGACGACATGATCCTGCCGCCGGTGGCCTACGGCGTGAAAGTGATTTCCATCGGCATGTTCGTGGCCGGAAACCAGCCGGTCGCCTGGCGTGGGCCGATGCTCCACCGGGCCCTGGAACAGTTCCTGACCGACGTCTACTTCGGCGACCTCGACGCCCTCTTCCTCGACCTGCCGCCCGGCACCGGCGACATCGCGATTTCTGTGGCCCAGCTGCTGCCGAAGGCGGAGATCCTGGTGGTCACCACGCCGCAAGCCGCAGCTGCCGACGTCGCCGAGCGCGCTGGTGCCATCGCCACCCAGACAGGTCAGACGGTTGCCGGCGTCATCGAGAACATGTCATACCTGGAAATGCCCGACGGCGGAAGGATGGAGCTGTTTGGCAGCGGCGGCGGGGCGGTCCTCGCCGAAAGACTCACGACGACGGTGGGCATCGATGTTCCGCTCTTGGGACAGATCCCGTTGGACATCCTGCTGCGGGAAGGCGGCGATGCGGGCGCGCCGATCGTGCTGGGCCGGCCGGAGACCCCGGCGGCCATTGCCCTGATCGAGATTGCGGGAAAACTTGCTGCCAGGCCCCGAGGCCTCACTGGGATGAACCTGGGCCTGCAGCCGCGCTAG
- a CDS encoding general stress protein, protein MSNIFGAPKAGGPSGPDDARTVPTGDTVGSYTSYLDAQKAVDYLADQQFPVHMVSIVGNELKMVERVTGRLSYPRVALSGALSGMWFGLFVGVMLSFFAPSPGYFSILASVLMGAAFFMLFGIVTYAMQRGKRDFTSTSQVVATNYDVVVSVEAAHDARRLLQQLPMNRSDAAAAPYNPQGYQNQQYGQTGQQPGQQDQPGNQSGPAPARPASWNDPYGQQGAGTPGQGAVQGVGHAAGPEQGAQPEAEAQPAKAPAAAVRYPDLPDGRPQYGVRVTGQATTGQPGTEQPGSEQPGSEQPGSEQPGTGQRPTEQSRTQSQADATKDSGESTP, encoded by the coding sequence ATGTCAAACATTTTTGGTGCTCCCAAGGCCGGTGGCCCCAGCGGGCCCGACGACGCCCGGACGGTGCCTACCGGCGATACCGTGGGCTCGTACACCTCCTACTTGGATGCCCAGAAGGCGGTGGATTACCTCGCCGACCAGCAGTTCCCGGTCCACATGGTTTCGATCGTGGGCAACGAACTGAAGATGGTTGAGCGGGTGACCGGCCGCCTCAGCTACCCGCGGGTAGCTCTCTCCGGGGCGCTCAGCGGTATGTGGTTCGGCCTTTTCGTTGGCGTTATGCTTTCGTTTTTCGCACCATCGCCCGGCTATTTCTCGATCCTGGCGTCTGTGCTGATGGGCGCTGCCTTCTTTATGCTGTTCGGGATTGTCACGTATGCCATGCAGCGCGGAAAGCGGGATTTCACCTCCACCAGCCAGGTGGTGGCCACCAACTACGACGTTGTGGTGTCGGTGGAAGCCGCCCATGATGCGCGCCGGCTGCTCCAGCAACTGCCCATGAACCGTTCGGACGCAGCAGCGGCCCCCTACAATCCGCAGGGCTACCAGAACCAGCAGTACGGCCAAACGGGCCAGCAGCCCGGTCAGCAGGACCAGCCCGGCAATCAGTCCGGTCCGGCACCCGCGCGCCCTGCCAGCTGGAATGACCCCTACGGACAGCAGGGTGCTGGTACTCCGGGCCAGGGGGCAGTCCAAGGTGTAGGCCACGCCGCCGGCCCGGAGCAGGGCGCGCAGCCGGAGGCAGAGGCCCAGCCGGCGAAGGCTCCCGCGGCCGCCGTCCGCTACCCGGACCTCCCTGACGGCCGGCCCCAGTACGGAGTCCGTGTTACAGGCCAGGCCACTACAGGCCAGCCCGGCACGGAACAGCCTGGCTCAGAACAGCCCGGCTCAGAACAGCCCGGTTCGGAACAACCCGGCACAGGCCAGCGGCCCACAGAACAGTCCCGGACGCAGTCCCAGGCTGACGCCACCAAGGACTCCGGCGAATCCACACCTTAG
- a CDS encoding carbohydrate ABC transporter permease encodes MPRPLLATLTVLLCAVVLIPIAYIFLASLNTDVGVASGEFWPSSFSLDSYTKIWDSVGLAKAIGNSLIVSGATAVVSAIMAIGTAYVLVRFEFRGRLTVLRGLLGLQSIPGTLMLLPVFVLFSSAGTYLGVTVIGTLWGLFIAYLTFALPFSTWVMVTYLRGLPRELEEAARIDGASNLGILFRIIIPLSWPGIIVSAIFAFLLGWNDVLFASVFTRPDTHTAAVALQVFASAVEGGAIPVYSQMMAASLVCAVPVVVLYFMFQKYLVGGLTAGSVK; translated from the coding sequence ATGCCGAGGCCGCTGCTTGCAACGCTCACGGTCCTGCTCTGCGCCGTGGTCCTCATCCCGATCGCGTATATCTTCCTGGCGTCACTGAACACGGATGTGGGCGTCGCCAGCGGCGAGTTCTGGCCCAGCAGTTTCTCGTTGGACAGCTACACCAAGATCTGGGATTCCGTGGGGCTGGCGAAGGCCATCGGCAACAGCCTGATCGTTTCCGGCGCCACGGCAGTCGTCTCGGCCATCATGGCTATCGGCACGGCTTACGTGCTGGTCCGGTTTGAGTTCCGGGGGCGCCTGACCGTGCTGCGCGGGCTGCTGGGTCTCCAGTCCATTCCGGGAACCCTGATGCTCCTGCCCGTATTTGTGCTTTTCTCTTCCGCGGGCACCTACTTGGGTGTGACCGTCATCGGCACGCTCTGGGGCCTGTTTATCGCCTACCTGACGTTCGCGCTGCCGTTCTCAACGTGGGTGATGGTTACGTACCTCCGCGGCCTGCCAAGGGAACTGGAGGAAGCAGCACGCATCGATGGAGCTTCCAACCTCGGGATCCTGTTCCGGATCATCATTCCGCTTAGCTGGCCCGGAATCATCGTTTCGGCTATTTTCGCTTTCCTTCTGGGCTGGAATGACGTGCTGTTCGCGTCTGTGTTCACCCGGCCGGACACGCACACCGCCGCGGTTGCGCTGCAGGTCTTCGCGTCCGCCGTCGAGGGTGGAGCGATTCCGGTGTACTCGCAGATGATGGCGGCTTCGCTGGTCTGTGCCGTCCCTGTGGTGGTGCTGTACTTCATGTTCCAGAAGTACCTCGTTGGCGGCCTGACTGCCGGCAGCGTCAAGTAG
- a CDS encoding magnesium transporter MgtE N-terminal domain-containing protein encodes MSTNLSRVFVARLLGLDVFDPLGDRLGRLRDVVVLSRGSRGAPHVVGIVVEVPGKKRVFVPMTRITSIDQTQIICTGLVNLRRFEQRGAETLVVAEMFDRRVTLRDGSGDATIEDIAMDQHRSRDWFVSKLFVRRGHSLSPLSRLRRNETMIIDWADALQGARTEPQAATQFVANHEDLKPADFAEALQEMSDKRRFEVASELQDERLADVLQELPEDDQVEILSALDVQRAADVLEEMDPDDAADLLGELPTAQAEELLQLMEPEGADDVRRLLEYDEDTAGGLMTPVPVILPPEATVAEALAHVRREELSPALASSIFITRPPLETPTGRFLGVVHIQQLLRFPPFEPLGNLVDKNLEPLSDQAHISEVARTLATYNLNSLPVVNDAGRLVGAVTVDDVLDHLLPDDWRAYDGEAPIRKLGGRIG; translated from the coding sequence GTGAGCACAAATCTTTCGCGCGTCTTCGTGGCCCGTCTGCTGGGTCTTGACGTCTTCGACCCTTTAGGCGACCGCCTGGGCAGGTTGCGCGATGTGGTGGTGCTCTCACGTGGCAGCCGCGGTGCCCCGCACGTGGTGGGCATCGTCGTCGAAGTTCCCGGCAAAAAGCGGGTCTTTGTACCGATGACACGCATTACCTCCATCGACCAGACACAGATCATCTGCACGGGACTGGTTAACCTCCGGCGCTTTGAACAGCGCGGCGCGGAGACGCTGGTGGTCGCGGAAATGTTCGACCGCCGCGTAACCCTCCGGGACGGCAGCGGCGACGCCACCATCGAGGACATCGCCATGGACCAGCACCGGTCCCGCGACTGGTTCGTGAGCAAGCTGTTCGTCCGCCGGGGCCACTCGCTGTCCCCGCTCAGCCGGCTGCGCCGGAACGAGACCATGATCATCGACTGGGCCGACGCCCTCCAGGGTGCCCGCACTGAACCCCAGGCAGCCACGCAGTTCGTCGCCAACCACGAGGACCTCAAACCCGCAGACTTCGCCGAAGCCCTGCAGGAAATGAGCGACAAACGCCGGTTCGAGGTGGCCAGCGAACTCCAGGATGAGAGGTTGGCTGACGTCCTGCAGGAGCTGCCCGAGGACGACCAGGTGGAAATCCTCTCCGCCCTTGACGTCCAGCGCGCAGCCGACGTCCTGGAGGAGATGGATCCCGACGACGCCGCCGACCTCCTCGGCGAACTGCCGACAGCACAGGCAGAGGAACTGCTCCAGCTCATGGAACCCGAAGGCGCCGACGACGTCAGGCGGCTCCTCGAATACGACGAGGACACCGCCGGTGGCCTGATGACGCCGGTTCCGGTGATCCTTCCCCCGGAGGCGACTGTCGCCGAAGCACTGGCCCACGTCCGCCGCGAGGAACTCTCCCCCGCCCTGGCCTCGTCCATTTTCATCACCCGGCCTCCGCTGGAAACCCCCACCGGACGCTTCCTCGGTGTGGTCCACATCCAGCAGCTCCTGCGTTTCCCACCCTTCGAGCCCTTGGGCAACCTGGTGGACAAGAACCTTGAACCGTTGTCCGATCAAGCCCACATCAGCGAAGTAGCCCGCACCCTGGCAACGTACAACCTGAACTCCCTTCCGGTGGTTAACGACGCCGGCCGGCTTGTGGGGGCGGTGACTGTTGATGACGTCTTGGATCATCTGTTACCCGATGACTGGCGCGCCTACGATGGCGAAGCCCCGATAAGAAAACTGGGAGGCCGCATTGGCTGA